The following proteins are co-located in the Castanea sativa cultivar Marrone di Chiusa Pesio chromosome 8, ASM4071231v1 genome:
- the LOC142605503 gene encoding short-chain dehydrogenase/reductase 1-like: MGSNGKHAAERYAVVTGANKGIGLETVRQLASQGVTVVLTARNEKRGMEAMLKLHESGLSNVVFHQLDVLNPVSINSLANFIQEKYGRLDILVNNAGASAVVVDMEGLKALNIDPSSWFSGQADNMVQLQAVVKTTYEKAEECLNTNYYGVRRVTEALLPLLQLSPAGARIVNLSSRWSQLKRIPGEHIRKELSDVETLTEERVEGIIRRFLHDLKENALEGNGWPLTVAAYGMSKVTLNAYTRILAKKFPNMCINCVHPGYVKTDINWNTGTLSVEEGARGPVMLALLPDGGPTGCYFDRTEVAEF; this comes from the exons ATGGGAAGCAATGGAAAGCATGCAGCAGAGAG GTATGCAGTGGTTACAGGCGCAAACAAGGGCATCGGTCTTGAAACTGTGCGGCAACTTGCATCTCAAGGTGTGACAGTTGTTTTAACAGCTCGAAATGAGAAGAGGGGGATGGAGGCTATGCTGAAGCTCCATGAGTCAGGTTTGTCGAATGTAGTTTTCCATCAGCTCGATGTTCTCAACCCGGTTAGCATCAACTCCTTGGCCAATTTCATCCAGGAAAAATATGGCAGGCTTGATATCTTG GTTAATAATGCTGGAGCTTCAGCGGTTGTGGTTGATATGGAAGGCCTAAAGGCCTTAAACATAGACCCTTCATCCTGG TTCTCAGGCCAGGCTGACAATATGGTTCAACTTCAAGCAGTGGTTAAAACAACTTATGAGAAAGCAGAAGAATGCTTGAATACTAATTACTATGGTGTGAGAAGAGTAACTGAGGCTCTCCTGCCACTATTACAGCTTTCCCCTGCAGGAGCAAGGATAGTAAATTTGTCCTCTCGCTGGAGTCAGCTAAAG AGAATTCCTGGTGAGCATATAAGAAAAGAACTAAGCGATGTAGAGACTCTAACCGAAGAAAGAGTAGAGGGCATTATAAGAAGATTTTTGCACGACTTGAAAGAAAATGCACTTGAAGGCAATGGATGGCCATTGACGGTGGCTGCTTATGGCATGTCCAAGGTCACCCTCAATGCCTACACTAGAATTCTTGCCAAGAAGTTCCCTAACATGTGTATCAACTGTGTTCATCCTGGCTATGTCAAGACAGATATAAACTGGAACACAGGGACATTGAGTGTAGAAGAGGGAGCTAGAGGCCCAGTTATGCTGGCTCTTTTACCTGATGGAGGGCCTACTGGCTGCTATTTTGATCGTACTGAAGTGGCTGAGTTTTGA
- the LOC142606778 gene encoding short-chain dehydrogenase/reductase 1-like, with amino-acid sequence MGSNGKHAAERYAVVTGANKGIGLETVRQLASQGVTVVLTARNEKRGMEALLKLQELGLSNIVFHQLDVLDPVSIKPLANFIQEKFDRLDILVNNDGASGVVVDEEGLKALNIDPSSWLSGQAYKLIELHGVIKTNCEKGEECLNSNYYGVRRVTEALLPLLQLSPAGARIVNVSSLRSELKHHFVQRIPGEHIRKELSDVETLTEERLEAVIRRFLHDLKENALEGNGWPLMVHAYSISRATLNAYTRILANKFPNMYINCVHPGYVKTDINWNTGTMSVEEGARGPIMLSFT; translated from the exons ATGGGAAGCAATGGAAAGCATGCAGCAGAAAG GTACGCAGTGGTTACAGGGGCAAACAAGGGCATTGGTCTTGAAACTGTTCGGCAACTTGCATCTCAAGGTGTGACAGTTGTTTTGACAGCTCGAAATGAGAAGAGGGGGATGGAGGCTTTGCTGAAGCTCCAGGAGTTGGGTTTGTCAAATATAGTCTTTCATCAGCTCGATGTTTTGGACCCAGTTAGCATCAAGCCCTTGGCCAATTTCATCCAGGAAAAATTTGACAGGCTTGATATCTTG GTTAATAATGATGGAGCTTCTGGAGTTGTGGTTGATGAGGAAGGCCTAAAGGCCTTAAACATAGACCCCTCATCCTGG CTCTCAGGGCAggcttacaagttgattgaaCTTCACGGAGTGATTAAAACAAATTGTGAGAAAGGAGAAGAATGCTTGAATTCTAATTACTATGGTGTGAGAAGAGTAACAGAAGCTCTCCTACCACTATTACAGCTTTCCCCTGCAGGAGCAAGGATAGTAAATGTGTCCTCCCTCAGGAGTGAGCTAAAG CATCACTTTGTGCAAAGAATTCCTGGTGAGCATATAAGAAAAGAACTAAGTGATGTAGAGACTCTAACCGAAGAAAGATTGGAAGCCGTTATAAGAAGATTTTTGCATGACTTGAAAGAAAATGCACTTGAAGGCAATGGATGGCCATTGATGGTGCATGCTTATAGCATCTCCAGGGCCACTCTCAATGCGTACACTAGAATTCTTGCCAATAAGTTCCCTAACATGTATATCAACTGTGTTCATCCTGGCTATGTCAAGACAGATATAAACTGGAACACAGGGACAATGAGTGTAGAAGAGGGAGCTAGAGGCCCAATTATGCTCTCTTTTACCTAA